One window of the Cryptomeria japonica chromosome 7, Sugi_1.0, whole genome shotgun sequence genome contains the following:
- the LOC131057052 gene encoding putative UPF0481 protein At3g02645, producing MILVTSCIKNAVQEKIDPDRWIIQVRDNLQIEEEEQEELSLCVFNVPKDLLAAKPEAYTQQCVSIGPYHHWRSELNEIERFKLATAGAFQERIEGHRFESIVKEVRHYEHRIRSCYHKYLEYNGEALAWLMALDACFVLECLQFLGKRTYQDSSEGIQAPKCLDPFGRSATHNAIMRDLTMLENQLPLFLLQKLLEIQLGSKDVAEERLCILVRPACIEFSPFLFNVLDSSRLRITERSHILEALYFSLFISPWKCDLIGKGDDDKQRPALDRKSGTRTQLSMEVLRLFKEPLTSLFGSNEAEKEGEGSASVETPPTRDELAVPCVADLYAAGVKFLSTDGDLTTIPFDQTSATLYLPNMRLDSNTEVIIRNLVAFEASVVPSDLSFIRYTDFMNGIIDTDEDDRLLRESGIIYNHLGNDGKVASLWNDMNRYYKRTWSVAVVEYIFGSWPCLSLLAAPYVTVNAG from the exons ATGATACTCGTAACGAGTTGTATTAAGAATGCAGTTCAGGAAAAGATTGATCCAGATCGCTGGATTATTCAGGTAAGGGATAATCTGCAGATAGAGGAGGAAGAACAAGAAGAGTTATCTCTCTGTGTGTTCAATGTGCCCAAGGACTTGTTGGCAGCTAAGCCGGAAGCATACACTCAGCAGTGTGTTTCCATCGGGCCATATCACCACTGGAGATCCGAACTGAACGAAATAGAGAGATTCAAGCTCGCTACTGCTGGGGCATTCCAGGAAAGAATTGAAGGCCACAGGTTCGAGTCCATCGTCAAGGAGGTACGACACTACGAGCACCGAATTCGTAGCTGCTATCACAAATACCTCGAATACAATGGCGAAGCGCTGGCATGGCTCATGGCTTTGGACGCCTGCTTTGTGCTCGAGTGCTTGCAATTCTTGGGCAAGCGGACTTACCAAGATTCATCAGAAGGAATTCAAGCGCCAAAATGTTTAGATCCATTCGGCAGAAGCGCTACCCACAATGCCATAATGAGAGACCTGACGATGCTGGAAAATCAGTTGCCGCTGTTTCTCTTGCAGAAGCTGTTGGAGATCCAGCTGGGCTCAAAGGACGTGGCAGAAGAGAGGCTCTGCATTCTGGTAAGACCTGCTTGTATAGAGTTTTCTCCATTTTTGTTCAACGTGCTCGATAGTTCAAGGCTGCGTATAACAGAGAGGAGTCACATACTGGAGGCGCTCTATTTCTCTCTTTTCATTTCTCCCTGGAAATGTGATCTTATCGGGAAGGGCGATGACGACAAACAGCGGCCTGCGCTCGATCGAAAAAGTGGCACAAGAACACAGCTCTCTATGGAAG TGCTGCGCCTGTTTAAGGAACCCTTAACTTCTCTTTTTGGATCCAATGAAGCAGAGAAGGAAGGTGAAGGAAGCGCCTCTGTGGAGACTCCACCTACACGAGACGAGCTGGCCGTTCCGTGTGTTGCCGATTTGTATGCTGCGGGAGTGAAGTTCCTTTCCACTGATGGAGACCTTACCACAATTCCCTTCGATCAGACGAGTGCCACTCTTTATCTGCCCAACATGAGGTTGGACTCAAACACAGAAGTGATTATCCGAAATCTTGTGGCTTTCGAAGCTTCGGTGGTGCCCAGTGACCTCAGTTTCATTCGCTACACGGATTTCATGAACGGCATCATCGACACCGACGAAGATGATCGACTGCTGAGAGAGAGCGGAATCATTTACAATCACCTGGGGAACGACGGGAAAGTGGCGAGTCTGTGGAATG ACATGAATAGGTATTATAAGCGGACATGGAGCGTGGCCGTGGTGGAATACATATTTGGTTCATGGCCGTGTCTGTCTTTACTGGCTGCTCCATATGTAACTGTAAACGCTGGATGA